A single window of Longimicrobium sp. DNA harbors:
- a CDS encoding class I SAM-dependent methyltransferase, with the protein MNPFVHRTAADRYSRGRPFFHPVVMELVATRVGMVDLALDVGCGTGLSSRAVGRLARRVVGIDASPAMVARAPRDEGMAFAAASAGLLPFAESAFGLLTLSQVIHWLNWERFMAQARRVVRAGGWVLAYDNWFGGLRGERHDEFDAWWRGEYLLRYPSPPRAAIRWDDEDAWRADGFGPAHLQRYRNDVVFSRDALLDYLVTQSNVIAAVEGGGGGEDIASARRWIADTTSPFFPPAGEAAFSFTGPIAILRRTAPPGAGRAAG; encoded by the coding sequence ATGAACCCGTTCGTCCATCGCACCGCCGCCGACCGCTACTCGCGCGGACGCCCGTTCTTCCATCCCGTGGTGATGGAGCTGGTTGCCACGCGGGTGGGCATGGTGGACCTGGCGCTCGACGTGGGGTGCGGCACCGGGCTTTCGTCGCGGGCGGTGGGCCGGCTGGCGCGGCGGGTGGTGGGCATCGACGCGTCCCCCGCCATGGTGGCCCGGGCTCCCCGCGACGAGGGGATGGCGTTCGCCGCCGCATCCGCCGGGCTGCTTCCGTTTGCGGAGAGCGCGTTCGGCTTGCTGACGCTCAGCCAGGTGATCCACTGGCTGAACTGGGAGCGATTCATGGCCCAGGCACGGCGGGTGGTGAGGGCGGGCGGGTGGGTGCTGGCCTACGACAACTGGTTCGGCGGCCTGCGCGGCGAGCGGCACGACGAGTTCGACGCCTGGTGGCGCGGGGAATACCTGCTTCGGTACCCCAGCCCGCCGCGGGCCGCCATCCGCTGGGACGACGAAGATGCCTGGCGCGCCGACGGCTTCGGGCCGGCGCACCTTCAGCGCTACCGCAACGACGTCGTGTTCAGCCGGGACGCGCTCCTGGACTACCTGGTCACCCAGAGCAACGTGATCGCCGCGGTCGAGGGCGGGGGCGGGGGCGAGGACATCGCGTCGGCCCGCCGGTGGATCGCCGATACCACCTCGCCATTCTTTCCACCCGCGGGAGAAGCGGCCTTTTCGTTCACGGGGCCCATCGCCATCCTGCGGCGGACCGCTCCGCCGGGCGCGGGGCGTGCCGCCGGGTGA